One Mugil cephalus isolate CIBA_MC_2020 chromosome 8, CIBA_Mcephalus_1.1, whole genome shotgun sequence genomic window carries:
- the grsf1 gene encoding G-rich sequence factor 1 isoform X2 yields the protein MSCKSLAHLLRRCVAVRQLTLPAATQARGSGLFSGWLVQHRPRTSWTLQAAVTSSQHRFLCSKQGASCEDEYPPLPAYETHSESKDVYLVQLKGLPWSCTCENILQFFSDCRINGGEKGIHLELDRHGRASGRAFIELEHEEDVCKALEKHRHYLGPRYIEVYEVTNTDAEAVLKEVIQKQANPPPADDGVVRIRGLPYSCTKEDIADFFSGLNIAENGITIVTDFKGRNSGNAFVQFASQEDADKALLKDRENMGNRYIEVFPSRRDDIHSTWKRKMSPDPSQSGFVSSPQAGHRNVLPQRLSMNHYVHMRGLPYQVTADEIVMFFSPLSLSKIVFNFNNHGRLNGEADVYFHSNQDAIAAMSRDKMNIGQRYIELFLNSPRDSDER from the exons ATGTCTTGTAAATCGCTAGCACATTTACTGCGGCGCTGTGTAGCAGTGAGACAGCTAACGCTACCGGCAGCCACTCAAGCCAGAGGCAGCGGCTTGTTTTCGGGCTGGCTCGTTCAACACAGGCCGAGGACTTCGTGGACGCTCCAGGCCGCAGTGACAAGCAGCCAGCACCGCTTCCTCTGCAGCAAG CAGGGAGCCTCTTGTGAAGATGAATACCCACCGCTGCCGGCCTATGAGACCCATTCAGAGTCCAAGGACGTGTACCTGGTGCAGCTGAAAGGTCTCCCCTGGTCGTGCACGTGTGAGAATATCCTGCAGTTCTTCTCAG ATTGTAGGATTAATGGCGGAGAGAAGGGGATCCACCTGGAATTGGACAGGCACGGCAGAGCTTCAGGACGAGCCTTCATCGAGTTGGAGCACGAGGAGGACGTCTGCAAAGCTCTGGAGAAGCACCGGCATTACCTGGGCCCGAGATACATCGAAG TGTACGAAGTGACGAACACCGATGCCGAAGCCGTCCTGAAGGAGGTCATCCAAAAGCAAGCTAACCCGCCTCCAGCAGATGACGGGGTGGTGAGGATCAGAGGGCTCCCTTACAGCTGCACCAAGGAAGACATCGCTGACTTCTTTTCGG gtTTAAATATAGCGGAGAACGGGATCACCATCGTCACAGACTTCAAAGGAAGAAATTCGGGGAATGCCTTCGTCCAGTTTGCCTCTCAGGAAGATGCTGATAAAGCTCTGCTGAAGGACAGGGAGAACATGGGAAACAG ATACATCGAggtgtttcccagcagaagagaCGATATTCATTCTActtggaagaggaagatgagtcCAGATCCTTCTCAGAGCGGATTTGTTTCTTCCCCACAGGCCGGTCACAGAAATG TTCTCCCTCAgagattgtccatgaaccattACGTCCATATGAGAGGACTTCCTTACCAGGTTACTGCAGATGAGATTGTGATg TTCTTCTCTCCCTTATCCTTGTCTAAGATTGTGTTCAATTTCAACAATCACGGGAGGCTGAACGGAGAGGCAGACGTTTACTTCCACTCTAACCAGGATGCCATAGCTGCCATGTCCAGAGACAAAATGAACATAG GTCAAAGATACATCGAGTTATTCCTGAACTCCCCTCGAGACTCTGATGAAAG gtga
- the grsf1 gene encoding G-rich sequence factor 1 isoform X1 — translation MSCKSLAHLLRRCVAVRQLTLPAATQARGSGLFSGWLVQHRPRTSWTLQAAVTSSQHRFLCSKQGASCEDEYPPLPAYETHSESKDVYLVQLKGLPWSCTCENILQFFSDCRINGGEKGIHLELDRHGRASGRAFIELEHEEDVCKALEKHRHYLGPRYIEVYEVTNTDAEAVLKEVIQKQANPPPADDGVVRIRGLPYSCTKEDIADFFSGLNIAENGITIVTDFKGRNSGNAFVQFASQEDADKALLKDRENMGNRYIEVFPSRRDDIHSTWKRKMSPDPSQSGFVSSPQAGHRNVLPQRLSMNHYVHMRGLPYQVTADEIVMFFSPLSLSKIVFNFNNHGRLNGEADVYFHSNQDAIAAMSRDKMNIGQRYIELFLNSPRDSDER, via the exons ATGTCTTGTAAATCGCTAGCACATTTACTGCGGCGCTGTGTAGCAGTGAGACAGCTAACGCTACCGGCAGCCACTCAAGCCAGAGGCAGCGGCTTGTTTTCGGGCTGGCTCGTTCAACACAGGCCGAGGACTTCGTGGACGCTCCAGGCCGCAGTGACAAGCAGCCAGCACCGCTTCCTCTGCAGCAAG CAGGGAGCCTCTTGTGAAGATGAATACCCACCGCTGCCGGCCTATGAGACCCATTCAGAGTCCAAGGACGTGTACCTGGTGCAGCTGAAAGGTCTCCCCTGGTCGTGCACGTGTGAGAATATCCTGCAGTTCTTCTCAG ATTGTAGGATTAATGGCGGAGAGAAGGGGATCCACCTGGAATTGGACAGGCACGGCAGAGCTTCAGGACGAGCCTTCATCGAGTTGGAGCACGAGGAGGACGTCTGCAAAGCTCTGGAGAAGCACCGGCATTACCTGGGCCCGAGATACATCGAAG TGTACGAAGTGACGAACACCGATGCCGAAGCCGTCCTGAAGGAGGTCATCCAAAAGCAAGCTAACCCGCCTCCAGCAGATGACGGGGTGGTGAGGATCAGAGGGCTCCCTTACAGCTGCACCAAGGAAGACATCGCTGACTTCTTTTCGG gtTTAAATATAGCGGAGAACGGGATCACCATCGTCACAGACTTCAAAGGAAGAAATTCGGGGAATGCCTTCGTCCAGTTTGCCTCTCAGGAAGATGCTGATAAAGCTCTGCTGAAGGACAGGGAGAACATGGGAAACAG ATACATCGAggtgtttcccagcagaagagaCGATATTCATTCTActtggaagaggaagatgagtcCAGATCCTTCTCAGAGCGGATTTGTTTCTTCCCCACAGGCCGGTCACAGAAATG TTCTCCCTCAgagattgtccatgaaccattACGTCCATATGAGAGGACTTCCTTACCAGGTTACTGCAGATGAGATTGTGATg TTCTTCTCTCCCTTATCCTTGTCTAAGATTGTGTTCAATTTCAACAATCACGGGAGGCTGAACGGAGAGGCAGACGTTTACTTCCACTCTAACCAGGATGCCATAGCTGCCATGTCCAGAGACAAAATGAACATAG GTCAAAGATACATCGAGTTATTCCTGAACTCCCCTCGAGACTCTGATGAAAGGTGA
- the grsf1 gene encoding G-rich sequence factor 1 isoform X3, whose translation MSCKSLAHLLRRCVAVRQLTLPAATQARGSGLFSGWLVQHRPRTSWTLQAAVTSSQHRFLCSKGASCEDEYPPLPAYETHSESKDVYLVQLKGLPWSCTCENILQFFSDCRINGGEKGIHLELDRHGRASGRAFIELEHEEDVCKALEKHRHYLGPRYIEVYEVTNTDAEAVLKEVIQKQANPPPADDGVVRIRGLPYSCTKEDIADFFSGLNIAENGITIVTDFKGRNSGNAFVQFASQEDADKALLKDRENMGNRYIEVFPSRRDDIHSTWKRKMSPDPSQSGFVSSPQAGHRNVLPQRLSMNHYVHMRGLPYQVTADEIVMFFSPLSLSKIVFNFNNHGRLNGEADVYFHSNQDAIAAMSRDKMNIGQRYIELFLNSPRDSDER comes from the exons ATGTCTTGTAAATCGCTAGCACATTTACTGCGGCGCTGTGTAGCAGTGAGACAGCTAACGCTACCGGCAGCCACTCAAGCCAGAGGCAGCGGCTTGTTTTCGGGCTGGCTCGTTCAACACAGGCCGAGGACTTCGTGGACGCTCCAGGCCGCAGTGACAAGCAGCCAGCACCGCTTCCTCTGCAGCAAG GGAGCCTCTTGTGAAGATGAATACCCACCGCTGCCGGCCTATGAGACCCATTCAGAGTCCAAGGACGTGTACCTGGTGCAGCTGAAAGGTCTCCCCTGGTCGTGCACGTGTGAGAATATCCTGCAGTTCTTCTCAG ATTGTAGGATTAATGGCGGAGAGAAGGGGATCCACCTGGAATTGGACAGGCACGGCAGAGCTTCAGGACGAGCCTTCATCGAGTTGGAGCACGAGGAGGACGTCTGCAAAGCTCTGGAGAAGCACCGGCATTACCTGGGCCCGAGATACATCGAAG TGTACGAAGTGACGAACACCGATGCCGAAGCCGTCCTGAAGGAGGTCATCCAAAAGCAAGCTAACCCGCCTCCAGCAGATGACGGGGTGGTGAGGATCAGAGGGCTCCCTTACAGCTGCACCAAGGAAGACATCGCTGACTTCTTTTCGG gtTTAAATATAGCGGAGAACGGGATCACCATCGTCACAGACTTCAAAGGAAGAAATTCGGGGAATGCCTTCGTCCAGTTTGCCTCTCAGGAAGATGCTGATAAAGCTCTGCTGAAGGACAGGGAGAACATGGGAAACAG ATACATCGAggtgtttcccagcagaagagaCGATATTCATTCTActtggaagaggaagatgagtcCAGATCCTTCTCAGAGCGGATTTGTTTCTTCCCCACAGGCCGGTCACAGAAATG TTCTCCCTCAgagattgtccatgaaccattACGTCCATATGAGAGGACTTCCTTACCAGGTTACTGCAGATGAGATTGTGATg TTCTTCTCTCCCTTATCCTTGTCTAAGATTGTGTTCAATTTCAACAATCACGGGAGGCTGAACGGAGAGGCAGACGTTTACTTCCACTCTAACCAGGATGCCATAGCTGCCATGTCCAGAGACAAAATGAACATAG GTCAAAGATACATCGAGTTATTCCTGAACTCCCCTCGAGACTCTGATGAAAGGTGA